One genomic region from Pigmentibacter ruber encodes:
- a CDS encoding substrate-binding periplasmic protein gives MKISKFVFYPLSFLLALVINSVTFAATKIKLVTENYPPFNMEESGKIVGMSTDILKELLKRENIEYSLELFPWARSYKMGMEEKDTVVYSTTRTPEREALFKWVGPLVSNDWVFFAKKGSSIKINSLDDARKYSVGGYNGDATSEFLLKEKFEKGKNLQLATNDKQNALKLEAGRIDLWATGSQLGPWIAKTEKTGKVVPLYTFKKTEMYAAFNKDFDAALIKKLNDTLDKMKKEGFVNKVYDKYK, from the coding sequence ATGAAGATATCTAAATTTGTTTTTTATCCACTAAGTTTTCTTTTAGCTTTGGTTATTAATTCTGTGACTTTTGCAGCAACCAAAATTAAATTAGTCACAGAAAACTATCCCCCATTCAATATGGAAGAAAGTGGAAAAATAGTTGGCATGTCCACTGATATTCTAAAAGAACTGTTAAAAAGAGAAAATATTGAATATAGCTTAGAACTTTTCCCCTGGGCACGTTCATATAAAATGGGCATGGAAGAAAAAGATACTGTTGTTTATTCAACTACAAGAACACCGGAAAGAGAAGCTCTTTTCAAATGGGTTGGCCCCTTAGTTTCTAATGACTGGGTATTTTTTGCAAAAAAAGGAAGCTCTATAAAAATTAATAGCTTAGATGATGCCAGAAAGTATTCTGTAGGAGGATACAATGGTGATGCAACTTCTGAGTTTTTACTAAAAGAAAAGTTTGAAAAAGGAAAAAATCTTCAGCTCGCAACAAATGATAAGCAGAATGCATTAAAACTTGAAGCTGGTAGAATAGATCTTTGGGCCACTGGTTCACAACTCGGACCTTGGATTGCCAAAACTGAAAAGACTGGAAAAGTTGTTCCACTTTATACATTCAAAAAGACTGAAATGTACGCAGCTTTTAACAAGGATTTTGACGCTGCTTTAATTAAAAAATTAAACGACACTCTTGATAAAATGAAAAAAGAAGGATTTGTAAATAAGGTGTATGATAAGTATAAGTAA
- a CDS encoding ABC transporter substrate-binding protein: protein MRKFLFILFFLFFINIKAYAGDKDIVIVESYSQNIKWDVDYANEIKKILGKEYKLTFFEMNTKVLPPTEHESMGNKAWALIEKIKPTLVIVGDDPALKYVGPPLEQHQIRTVYLGINDNPRIYFSQEPKFVTGVLERPLIKRSAAYIKKILPNAKKMLILFDKSRTSQIIDKDFFNNQKSISISDITYDIALIDQYSEWKKIINKVNNEYDAIIIGIYYSVFENKKYVDHEQLIKWSEKNSKKPIFAFWDFAVGKEKAIGGLVLTGAGQGKAAAEIALQLLNDPKKLPNSIYPLFLQEGKFIFSKAEVKAKNINLPKEILDETTFVD from the coding sequence ATGCGTAAATTTTTATTTATTCTTTTTTTTCTCTTCTTCATTAATATAAAAGCTTATGCTGGTGATAAAGATATTGTTATCGTGGAAAGTTATTCACAAAATATAAAATGGGATGTTGACTATGCAAATGAGATAAAGAAAATTTTAGGAAAAGAGTACAAGTTAACTTTTTTTGAAATGAATACTAAAGTACTTCCACCAACAGAACACGAATCTATGGGAAACAAAGCTTGGGCATTAATAGAAAAAATTAAGCCTACTTTAGTTATTGTTGGTGACGATCCTGCTTTGAAATATGTTGGTCCCCCTTTAGAACAACATCAAATAAGAACTGTTTATTTAGGAATAAATGATAATCCAAGAATTTACTTTTCCCAAGAACCTAAATTTGTCACAGGAGTGCTTGAAAGACCGTTGATAAAAAGATCAGCCGCTTATATAAAAAAAATATTACCCAATGCAAAAAAAATGCTAATATTATTTGATAAATCAAGAACATCTCAAATTATAGATAAAGATTTCTTTAATAATCAAAAATCTATTTCAATATCAGATATTACATATGATATTGCACTTATTGATCAATATAGTGAATGGAAAAAAATTATTAATAAAGTTAATAACGAATATGATGCAATAATAATTGGTATTTATTACTCAGTTTTTGAAAACAAAAAATATGTTGATCATGAACAATTAATTAAATGGTCGGAAAAAAACTCGAAAAAACCAATTTTTGCATTTTGGGATTTTGCAGTTGGAAAAGAAAAAGCTATTGGAGGTTTGGTGCTTACTGGTGCTGGTCAAGGAAAAGCTGCTGCAGAAATTGCTTTACAATTGCTAAATGATCCAAAAAAATTACCTAATTCAATATATCCATTGTTTTTACAAGAAGGAAAATTTATTTTTAGTAAAGCTGAAGTTAAAGCTAAAAACATTAACCTGCCGAAAGAAATATTAGACGAAACGACTTTTGTTGATTAG
- a CDS encoding glycoside hydrolase family 15 protein, with the protein MRENYSSITASEKLLACLGEDGQLKGLFWPFKDSRHSHLEFAICGFAINGESIWLDPARDQLQIQFCPNEKVIISSWEVKHPKFFGAIVKKKTLAMHESVVEKWELIVPKELSSSKINLWLLSSWNICSEKRFQSVYTETGEDMIFAYSKDIWVGIGACNGSFYSHFQAVRAIQSSAFSTLGEIVEHFLQEPNKFRRIEMGNVYATACTQPFIFTKLNDNFFEGKVTIFYGFGKNQEELEYKLSLYFDNNALEKEVNETIEKLKRNTDIKLKNFSFNDKRSYLKSISIYVLKSLTDHISGGIIAAPECDPDFKHSGGYGFVWPRDAAFCALSLIKCKQFELAKNILLFLAKIQNHHSDYFQRYDIQGNKAPSWCELQADQLGLVICAALEYLKYENNSQLHELVKKGTQKLIHDFSEKGSLQNSFDLWEECYGLHFYAHTAAYSALARSTLLLPELAEQIQQSLKICKNFCYHYLYVSKQKRFARTVDPHNNRDLQADISLLSCIFPFHDFPIEDDIKFSIFEFCYDKLTTKAGTLRYENDHYMGGNSWVLAGFWMSLAASELTKLQPSMQELAEEIFKKSIALCNEAGFFPEQVDSITGKPIWIVPLAWSHAFYLWANETFNLIKD; encoded by the coding sequence ATGCGAGAAAACTACTCCAGTATCACAGCCTCAGAAAAACTTCTTGCCTGTCTTGGAGAAGACGGCCAATTAAAAGGTCTTTTTTGGCCATTTAAAGATAGTAGACACTCTCATCTAGAATTTGCAATTTGTGGATTTGCTATTAATGGTGAAAGTATTTGGCTAGATCCAGCAAGAGATCAGCTCCAAATTCAATTTTGTCCAAATGAAAAAGTTATCATTTCTAGTTGGGAAGTTAAACATCCAAAATTTTTTGGTGCAATAGTTAAGAAAAAAACTTTAGCTATGCACGAATCTGTTGTTGAAAAATGGGAATTGATAGTACCAAAAGAGTTGAGTAGTTCAAAAATTAATTTATGGTTACTTTCTTCTTGGAATATTTGTTCAGAAAAAAGATTTCAATCGGTGTATACAGAAACAGGCGAAGATATGATTTTTGCCTATTCAAAAGATATTTGGGTTGGAATAGGTGCTTGCAATGGTTCTTTTTATTCGCACTTCCAAGCAGTCAGAGCTATTCAAAGTAGTGCTTTTTCAACACTCGGTGAAATTGTAGAACATTTCTTACAAGAGCCCAATAAGTTTCGCCGAATTGAAATGGGAAATGTCTATGCAACAGCTTGTACACAACCATTTATTTTTACAAAATTAAACGATAATTTTTTTGAAGGAAAAGTAACAATTTTTTATGGATTTGGGAAAAACCAAGAAGAATTAGAATATAAACTTTCCTTATACTTCGATAATAATGCTTTAGAAAAAGAAGTTAACGAAACTATTGAAAAGCTAAAAAGAAATACTGATATAAAATTAAAAAATTTTAGCTTTAATGATAAAAGAAGTTATCTTAAATCAATTTCTATTTATGTCCTGAAATCATTAACAGATCATATTAGCGGTGGCATTATTGCAGCTCCAGAATGTGATCCCGATTTTAAACATAGCGGTGGCTATGGATTTGTATGGCCAAGGGATGCTGCTTTTTGTGCGTTATCTTTAATTAAGTGTAAACAATTTGAATTAGCAAAAAATATTCTTTTATTTTTAGCAAAAATACAAAATCATCATTCTGACTATTTTCAAAGATATGATATCCAAGGAAACAAAGCTCCTAGCTGGTGTGAGTTGCAAGCTGATCAATTAGGTCTTGTAATATGTGCTGCTTTAGAATATTTGAAATATGAAAATAATTCACAACTTCATGAATTAGTTAAAAAAGGAACTCAAAAATTAATTCATGATTTTTCCGAAAAAGGTTCTTTACAAAATAGCTTTGATTTGTGGGAAGAATGTTATGGCTTACATTTTTATGCTCACACAGCAGCATATTCCGCCTTAGCCAGATCTACTTTATTACTCCCTGAACTCGCAGAACAAATTCAACAATCTTTAAAAATATGTAAAAACTTTTGTTACCACTATCTCTATGTCTCTAAACAAAAAAGGTTTGCCCGTACTGTAGATCCTCATAACAACAGAGATCTACAGGCTGATATATCTTTGTTATCTTGTATATTTCCGTTTCATGATTTTCCTATTGAAGATGACATAAAATTTTCTATTTTCGAATTTTGTTATGATAAACTAACTACTAAAGCTGGTACCTTAAGATATGAAAATGATCATTATATGGGGGGCAATAGTTGGGTTTTAGCTGGTTTTTGGATGTCTCTTGCTGCTTCTGAATTAACTAAACTTCAGCCTTCTATGCAAGAATTAGCAGAAGAAATATTTAAAAAATCAATAGCACTTTGTAATGAAGCTGGTTTTTTTCCAGAGCAAGTTGATTCAATAACAGGTAAACCTATTTGGATAGTTCCCTTAGCATGGAGTCATGCTTTTTATTTATGGGCAAATGAAACTTTTAACTTAATTAAGGATTAA
- a CDS encoding glycoside hydrolase family 57 protein, translating into MVAICFYFEIHQPFRINHYRIKEINKHKAYFNSESNEQIFHKVAKKCYWPAGLLFASLLKNFPENFKISFSMSGTFLEQCELYDKKLLELYQDILSLPNTEIICETSHHSLASLYDEEEFYAQIDKQKQKIFELFSKVPTTFRNTELIYSNRIGDLVSNSGFNTCLLEGWDPFIPAGWGPHHVFHHPENHNLKLLPKSYKLSDDLAFRFSNRAWAEWPLTSEKYKNWFEKLLDGSHEFVGLFMDYETFGEHQWAETGIFEFLEHFISNMTQDKRFEFLTVSEVSAKFQSRAPMSVDRPLSWADTERDISAWLGNRIQEDAIQKAYKLKTLVYRLNDSQILEEWRKLLTSDHFYYMCIKWSNDGDVHKYFSPFDSPYEAYLDYVNILEDLECKCNKLFQSNTKSFERNKQRNDAGEITVCEKTTPVSQPQKNFLPVLEKTAN; encoded by the coding sequence ATGGTTGCAATTTGCTTTTATTTTGAAATACATCAGCCTTTTAGAATAAATCATTACAGAATAAAAGAAATTAATAAACACAAAGCATATTTTAATTCTGAATCAAATGAACAAATTTTTCATAAAGTTGCAAAAAAATGCTATTGGCCTGCTGGATTATTATTTGCTTCTTTATTAAAAAACTTTCCTGAAAATTTTAAAATTTCATTTTCTATGTCAGGAACATTTCTTGAACAATGTGAGTTATATGATAAAAAACTACTTGAATTATATCAGGATATTTTAAGCCTACCTAATACTGAAATTATTTGCGAAACTTCACATCATAGTTTAGCTTCATTATATGATGAAGAAGAATTTTATGCTCAAATAGACAAACAAAAACAAAAAATATTTGAACTATTTTCTAAAGTACCAACTACTTTTAGAAATACAGAATTAATTTATTCCAATAGAATTGGAGATTTAGTATCTAATTCTGGTTTTAATACTTGTCTATTAGAAGGTTGGGATCCATTTATTCCTGCTGGCTGGGGGCCGCACCATGTTTTTCATCACCCAGAAAATCATAATTTAAAATTACTCCCAAAAAGTTACAAACTTTCTGACGATCTTGCTTTTCGATTTTCTAATAGAGCTTGGGCTGAGTGGCCTTTGACATCTGAAAAATATAAAAATTGGTTTGAAAAATTACTTGATGGTAGTCATGAATTTGTTGGTTTATTTATGGATTATGAAACATTTGGTGAACATCAATGGGCAGAAACTGGAATATTTGAATTTTTAGAACACTTTATTTCAAATATGACTCAGGATAAAAGATTTGAATTTTTAACTGTTTCTGAGGTTTCTGCTAAATTTCAATCAAGAGCACCTATGAGTGTTGATAGACCTTTAAGTTGGGCTGATACAGAAAGAGATATTTCAGCTTGGTTAGGTAACAGAATACAAGAAGATGCAATTCAGAAAGCTTATAAACTTAAAACACTTGTTTATAGGCTTAATGATTCCCAAATTTTGGAAGAATGGAGAAAACTTTTAACAAGCGATCACTTCTATTACATGTGTATCAAATGGTCGAATGATGGAGATGTTCATAAATACTTCAGTCCTTTTGACAGTCCATATGAAGCCTACCTTGATTATGTAAATATATTAGAAGATTTAGAATGCAAATGTAACAAACTTTTCCAATCCAATACGAAAAGCTTTGAAAGAAATAAACAGCGAAATGATGCGGGAGAGATTACTGTATGCGAGAAAACTACTCCAGTATCACAGCCTCAGAAAAACTTCTTGCCTGTCTTGGAGAAGACGGCCAATTAA
- a CDS encoding glycosyltransferase: MKILMLGWEYPPVISGGLGTATEGLIKALISMGHKVTLVLPNYPYQLHTKNLTIVSPENPFDIEKKDEFNNINYSQIEQQINLENSLNETYKEISEIIEKKSIETLNSHYNYAINKKELTTKEKNIIKIKLSEYQNYIQEIKSRKSSHNFNNEKNTFNFSANCTINEKCYILGILAINILENDPDYQVIHAHDWMSFTAAKMIKEIYNIPLVVHIHSTELDRSGEVENNKEILQIEQTGIQLSDLVITVSEFTKNLIVDKFQTPANKIKVVYNASNSQHLSLVNFSEQNLHLKPNTKLSVVTFVGRITFQKGPSYFVFAAEKVLKHNPNVIFKVVGTGDLLPAMKQLTWELGIDKHFQFEGFLNAQGVQKTLQDSDIFIMPSVSEPFGIVALEAIAQNIPVVISKQSGVSEVLNHALKVDFWDTDLIADRIISLLKYQPVRSEMIENSLKDLDNRTWLNSAKILLEAYKEIN, translated from the coding sequence ATGAAAATATTAATGTTAGGTTGGGAATATCCTCCCGTAATTTCTGGTGGTTTAGGAACTGCAACTGAAGGTTTAATTAAAGCACTCATATCAATGGGGCATAAAGTAACTTTAGTGTTACCAAATTATCCATATCAGTTGCATACAAAAAATCTAACAATAGTTAGTCCAGAAAACCCTTTTGATATTGAAAAAAAAGATGAATTTAATAATATAAACTATTCCCAAATAGAACAACAAATAAATTTAGAAAATTCTCTTAATGAAACATACAAAGAAATATCAGAAATTATAGAAAAAAAATCTATTGAGACCCTTAATTCACACTATAATTACGCAATAAACAAAAAAGAGCTTACAACAAAAGAAAAAAACATAATAAAAATTAAACTAAGTGAGTACCAGAATTATATTCAAGAAATAAAGTCAAGAAAATCTAGCCACAATTTCAACAACGAAAAAAATACATTTAACTTTTCTGCTAATTGTACCATAAATGAAAAATGTTATATTTTAGGTATACTTGCAATTAATATTTTAGAAAATGATCCTGATTATCAAGTCATACATGCACATGACTGGATGTCATTTACTGCTGCAAAAATGATCAAAGAAATATATAATATTCCTCTTGTCGTCCATATTCATTCAACTGAATTAGATCGCTCAGGTGAAGTTGAAAATAACAAAGAAATTTTACAAATAGAACAAACTGGCATTCAATTATCTGATTTAGTAATTACAGTTTCAGAATTTACTAAAAATTTAATAGTTGATAAATTTCAAACTCCTGCAAATAAGATTAAGGTAGTTTATAACGCGAGTAATAGTCAACATCTTAGTTTAGTAAATTTTTCTGAACAAAACTTGCATTTAAAGCCAAATACAAAATTATCTGTAGTTACTTTTGTTGGAAGAATTACTTTTCAAAAAGGCCCTTCTTACTTTGTATTTGCTGCAGAAAAAGTCTTAAAACACAATCCCAATGTCATATTTAAAGTAGTAGGAACTGGAGACTTATTGCCAGCAATGAAACAACTAACTTGGGAGTTAGGCATAGATAAACATTTTCAGTTTGAAGGTTTCTTAAATGCACAAGGTGTTCAAAAAACCCTCCAAGATTCAGATATTTTTATTATGCCAAGTGTTTCAGAGCCATTTGGAATAGTCGCTCTTGAAGCAATTGCTCAAAATATTCCAGTAGTCATATCAAAACAATCTGGTGTTTCAGAGGTATTAAATCATGCTTTAAAAGTTGATTTTTGGGATACTGATTTAATTGCTGATAGAATAATTAGTTTACTAAAGTACCAACCTGTTAGATCTGAAATGATAGAAAATTCGTTAAAAGACCTAGATAATAGAACTTGGTTAAATTCTGCAAAAATATTGCTTGAAGCTTATAAAGAAATTAATTGA
- the glgP gene encoding alpha-glucan family phosphorylase, with translation MRTIQLHIRSSLPKNLEALWELARNVWWSWNSNAINLFRRIDPQEYELSGPCPLKLLNTLPSATWDNLKDDNGFLEHLNEVYNEFKEYLENGVSKVQDFHEKNTIAYFSMEFGLHESILLYSGGLGILSGDHLKTASDLCLPLVGVGLFYSEGYFRQNLNKDGWQTEKYDINDPFYLPMQIVTESSNNPLLIDIQINQQKVYAQIWKLNVGRIPLYLLDTNIRENSPEFRQITSRLYSGGQDLRIQQELVLGIGGIKILNKLNINPAVYHLNEGHSAFLTLERVAQFTQKGLTWQEALLATKGTQVFTIHTPVPAGNDAFPIPLLAKYLGNIKETYGIPDEDFYQLGRLPENFAEFSMPVFALKTSGYRNGVSQLHKKISKKIWKQLWPSLLENEVPIQGITNGVHIRTWICNELVDLFDFYLGKGWDAKLSDPVIWKRVENIPSTELWNVHLNRKSRLLSNIPNCNFSSEYLTIGFARRFASYKRGHLIFRNITRLKKILQNPERPIQLIISGKAHPADHLGKEIIQKVVQSIQKENLSANIIFLENYDMHIAQKLVRGVDIWLNNPIRPLEASGTSGIKVAINGGLNFSILDGWWDEAYEPELGWSIGSREEIQDEFQRDDKDAESLYDKLENEIAPLYYSSKIPIEWIDKMKKSIAILTPKFSTHRMLNDYIKKSYKPASLFHEKWSIHSNDQIESLKQHLNNVQLLKDNWKKVAVSKIELKPSDTVIVGEPVTLIAELFSPFPENWLEVNLVLENSDNFHIFHNNKDLKLKCIESDPKNQHFLYNIDLETMNPEIRTYTIRICPNPIIFPEHLDLDLVAR, from the coding sequence ATGCGTACTATACAACTACATATACGTTCTTCTTTACCTAAAAATCTAGAAGCTCTTTGGGAACTTGCTAGGAATGTCTGGTGGTCTTGGAATAGTAATGCCATTAATTTATTTAGAAGAATAGATCCGCAAGAATATGAATTAAGTGGCCCATGTCCTTTAAAACTTTTAAATACTTTACCCTCTGCAACATGGGATAATTTGAAAGATGACAATGGATTTTTAGAACATTTAAATGAAGTTTATAATGAATTTAAAGAATACTTAGAAAATGGAGTATCTAAAGTCCAAGATTTTCATGAGAAAAACACAATTGCATATTTTTCAATGGAATTTGGTTTGCATGAAAGTATTTTGCTTTACTCAGGTGGACTCGGAATATTATCAGGAGATCATTTAAAAACAGCGAGTGATTTATGCTTGCCTTTAGTTGGAGTAGGACTATTTTATTCTGAAGGTTATTTTCGCCAAAACCTAAATAAAGATGGTTGGCAAACAGAAAAATATGATATCAATGACCCTTTTTATTTACCGATGCAAATTGTTACTGAATCTTCAAATAATCCTTTATTAATTGATATTCAAATTAATCAACAGAAAGTTTATGCACAAATTTGGAAACTAAATGTTGGAAGAATTCCGTTATATTTACTTGATACTAATATAAGAGAAAACTCTCCTGAATTTAGACAAATTACTTCCAGACTATATTCTGGTGGACAGGATCTTAGAATCCAACAGGAACTGGTTCTTGGAATTGGTGGTATCAAAATTTTGAATAAATTAAATATTAATCCAGCCGTTTATCATTTAAATGAAGGGCATTCAGCATTTTTAACTTTAGAAAGAGTGGCACAATTTACCCAAAAAGGTCTCACCTGGCAGGAAGCATTATTAGCAACTAAAGGAACACAGGTATTTACTATTCATACTCCTGTCCCAGCAGGTAATGATGCTTTTCCAATTCCTTTGCTTGCAAAATATCTTGGAAATATAAAAGAAACTTATGGAATTCCAGATGAAGACTTCTATCAGTTAGGCAGGCTTCCAGAAAATTTTGCTGAATTTTCTATGCCTGTTTTTGCTTTAAAAACTAGCGGATATCGTAACGGTGTTAGCCAACTTCACAAAAAAATATCAAAAAAAATTTGGAAACAACTTTGGCCCAGTTTGCTAGAAAATGAAGTTCCAATCCAAGGCATTACAAATGGTGTACATATTCGAACTTGGATTTGTAACGAATTAGTAGATTTATTTGACTTTTATTTAGGCAAAGGTTGGGATGCTAAACTTTCAGATCCGGTTATTTGGAAAAGAGTAGAAAATATTCCAAGTACAGAACTTTGGAATGTACATTTGAACAGAAAAAGTAGACTGCTTTCAAACATTCCAAATTGCAATTTTTCTAGTGAATACTTAACAATTGGCTTTGCGAGAAGATTTGCCAGTTACAAAAGAGGACACCTGATTTTCCGAAATATTACTAGACTAAAAAAGATTCTGCAAAATCCTGAACGCCCTATCCAATTGATCATCTCAGGAAAAGCACATCCTGCAGATCATTTAGGAAAAGAAATAATTCAAAAAGTTGTTCAATCAATTCAAAAAGAAAATTTATCAGCAAATATTATTTTTCTTGAAAATTATGATATGCATATCGCCCAAAAATTAGTCCGAGGAGTTGATATTTGGCTAAATAATCCTATAAGACCTCTAGAAGCTTCTGGAACTAGCGGCATAAAAGTGGCAATAAATGGTGGTTTAAATTTTTCAATTTTAGATGGTTGGTGGGACGAAGCATATGAACCTGAATTAGGTTGGAGCATTGGAAGTAGAGAAGAAATTCAAGATGAATTTCAACGTGATGATAAAGATGCTGAAAGTTTGTATGATAAATTAGAGAACGAGATTGCTCCATTATATTACAGTAGTAAAATACCAATTGAATGGATTGATAAAATGAAAAAATCAATTGCTATTTTGACTCCAAAATTTAGCACTCACCGCATGTTAAATGATTATATTAAAAAATCTTATAAACCAGCATCATTATTCCATGAAAAATGGTCAATTCATTCTAATGACCAAATTGAGTCTCTTAAGCAGCATTTAAATAATGTGCAATTATTAAAAGATAATTGGAAAAAAGTTGCTGTTTCAAAAATTGAATTAAAACCATCAGATACAGTTATTGTTGGAGAACCTGTTACTTTAATTGCAGAACTATTTTCACCTTTTCCTGAAAATTGGTTAGAAGTTAATTTAGTTTTAGAAAATTCTGATAATTTTCATATATTTCATAATAATAAAGACTTAAAATTAAAATGTATAGAAAGTGATCCTAAAAATCAGCATTTTCTTTACAATATTGATTTAGAAACTATGAATCCTGAAATAAGAACTTATACAATTAGAATTTGTCCAAATCCTATAATATTTCCGGAACATCTTGATTTGGATTTAGTCGCAAGGTAA
- a CDS encoding AAA family ATPase: protein MISFEEFIQNTIYYRHHAFLFVSKHFETHGLPENDFRLLLKHLAGIELINTKDGNIFEIAAHHNDIFVADRTRKILRLEDLSKIKELILYQPSEGKRRVIYIENCDRMNLNSANALLKALEEPQAKTVFILTTKNINTVIPTIASRCQKVFISFHNFSQNNILNTINIEDFNLIKNLISSFKNYFPNLPKSLFEKPTKNLQASELKNVLDLCEKIAKEYSPQTIQDIIVLATNENLKKDHSFLMIAKSILANVTEWKQAENLNPSTYLWLTRIFLGHKIN, encoded by the coding sequence ATGATCTCGTTTGAAGAGTTTATTCAAAACACAATTTATTATAGACATCATGCCTTTTTGTTTGTGTCTAAACATTTTGAAACACATGGATTACCAGAAAATGATTTTCGTTTGTTGCTGAAGCATTTGGCTGGCATTGAATTAATAAACACAAAAGATGGAAATATTTTTGAAATAGCGGCGCATCATAATGACATTTTTGTTGCCGATAGAACAAGAAAAATTTTAAGACTTGAAGATTTAAGTAAAATAAAAGAATTAATTTTATACCAACCATCTGAAGGAAAAAGAAGAGTTATCTATATAGAAAACTGTGATAGAATGAATTTAAATTCTGCAAATGCTTTACTTAAAGCACTAGAAGAACCGCAAGCAAAAACAGTTTTTATTTTAACAACCAAAAATATTAATACAGTCATTCCAACTATTGCTAGTCGTTGTCAAAAAGTTTTTATTTCTTTTCATAACTTTTCACAAAATAATATTCTAAATACAATTAATATTGAAGATTTTAATTTAATTAAAAATTTAATTAGTAGTTTTAAGAATTATTTTCCTAATCTTCCAAAATCACTTTTCGAAAAACCTACCAAAAATTTGCAAGCTTCAGAATTAAAAAATGTGCTCGATTTATGTGAAAAAATAGCTAAAGAATATTCTCCACAAACAATTCAAGATATAATTGTGCTAGCTACAAATGAAAATTTAAAAAAAGACCATAGTTTCCTCATGATAGCCAAATCCATTTTAGCCAATGTAACAGAATGGAAACAAGCGGAAAACCTTAATCCATCGACATATTTATGGTTAACAAGAATTTTTTTAGGCCACAAAATAAATTAA
- the tmk gene encoding dTMP kinase produces the protein MAFIVFEGGEGVGKTTQLEFLHKALKKQGRNCLLTREPGGTPFAEQIRSLFKQVDPSIESPIPLTELLLVSASRAQHIAKVIRPELCEEKIILCDRFLDSTYVYQSILGKIPKQTIDIISHIFLEDLLPDLTFIFTADLDVALQRIAKEKKRASDRMDTQEKEIHQIIKEGYTKIYQEQYQYPNGKVPNRILIDANQSKELIHSQIKYALEKHLGISI, from the coding sequence ATGGCTTTTATTGTATTTGAAGGCGGAGAAGGTGTTGGAAAAACTACACAATTAGAGTTTCTACATAAGGCCTTAAAAAAACAAGGAAGAAATTGCCTTCTAACTAGAGAACCTGGAGGAACTCCATTTGCTGAACAAATACGCTCTTTGTTCAAACAAGTTGATCCTAGTATAGAATCCCCAATTCCTTTAACAGAGCTTTTATTAGTTTCAGCTTCACGCGCCCAACATATTGCAAAGGTCATTCGTCCTGAACTTTGTGAAGAAAAAATAATTTTATGCGATCGTTTTCTAGATAGTACTTATGTTTATCAAAGCATATTAGGAAAAATTCCAAAACAAACAATTGATATAATTTCACATATTTTTTTAGAAGATCTTCTCCCTGATCTCACTTTTATTTTTACTGCAGACCTTGATGTTGCCTTGCAGCGCATAGCAAAAGAAAAAAAACGCGCCTCAGATAGAATGGATACCCAAGAAAAAGAAATTCACCAAATTATAAAAGAAGGATATACAAAAATTTATCAAGAACAGTATCAGTACCCAAATGGCAAAGTACCAAACCGAATATTAATTGATGCCAATCAAAGCAAAGAACTAATACATTCACAAATCAAGTATGCATTAGAAAAACACTTGGGTATTTCTATATGA
- a CDS encoding RNA recognition motif domain-containing protein, translating into MGTKLYVGNLPFSATENDIASLFEKAGKVESVRAVMDRETGRFKGFCFVEMQTKEDADKAIEMFNGSELNNRPMVVNPARPPEPRNHRGGFNGGPRGDRQGRPTRY; encoded by the coding sequence GTGGGTACCAAGTTATATGTAGGCAATTTGCCTTTTTCTGCTACAGAGAATGATATTGCTAGCCTTTTTGAAAAAGCTGGGAAAGTTGAATCTGTAAGAGCAGTTATGGATCGTGAAACAGGACGTTTTAAAGGGTTTTGTTTCGTAGAAATGCAAACAAAAGAAGATGCTGACAAAGCAATTGAAATGTTTAATGGAAGTGAATTAAATAATCGCCCTATGGTTGTTAATCCAGCACGTCCACCAGAACCTCGCAATCACCGTGGAGGCTTCAATGGAGGCCCACGTGGTGACCGCCAAGGCCGCCCTACGCGTTACTAA